TGGATCGTTAGCGGTGGAGAGAAAAGGATAAACTTTAAGCTTCTTCTGACTTTAGTGTGATGAaggagatgaaggagaaagagaaggaTCGAATGAGCCTTGTTGTGACCCTTTGAAAAGAAACCCTAGaattctctctctatctctggCGGCAATGTAAATGTAGgagaaaagaatttgaaattaaggTTTGACggattagaaaataatttaaagggGATAAATAAACGGGGTAAAATTGACATTTCGTTTTGCATACGGGTTGCaggtacccgcgggtacggatagtgtgatatctgaacccgacccgttaataagcgggtattaaaatacctgtTACCCGCTACCCACGGGTACCTTTTACCCGCGGGTACTAAATACCCATGGCGGATTTCATCTGCGGATACCCGCGGATACgggtttttttgccatccctaaaGGAAACACAAAAACTTAGAAAATTTTTACGGTGTCTATAAATAAAAGCTTGTCATGCCTTGAAGAATTgacaaaataatgataatatgtTGTAATAAAATTGCTTAACATGTATacacttttgtatttttttcattttagcaGAGCTTTAAATGTAGATAAATCATAAGATAGGTTagtgaaagaaaatttttacttataaatttttatttgtgtgtAAAGTTATATCTTAGAACATGTCAATtcgtatttataaaaaagagaggaatgtatctaaaattatattaccTTTATATTATTGGACAACTCTAATGTAACATTGGATGACTAGAAGATAATTTAGCCTTAAAAAGTAGTCTCACTACTATTAAAGTTGATTCTAACACAAATAACCTACCTATTAAGTGATTTATCCCATTAAGTGATTTATACACTTATTTTAGTACATTTAGTTTAGACAATACAATTTCTTAGataaaatttgtcttttttttttcaataaaggAGTATAAAATGAAGTgctaatataaaaaacatatttaataaaaaaatttgttgtgatgtttataaatagaaattcaTGATACACATAATACAGTTGACAATGAAAAAGTGatgaaataatttcttaaagtaCACacatactctctttttttaaaaagttctaATGATTAGATAAACTCTTCtctaaatgaatttataaaagaaagttcTTGTAAATCCTTCAAATGAGGAAAGTTATCTTTTAAAAGGCAACTTAGTCAAATTTACTTGTGAAGAAGGATATAAGCACAAATAGCTATTAGACAACCTTGGTATTAACAAAGGACTCGATTAGGGTTTTTGGTGACAAGAAATCCATACTATTTTTTGGATTGGACCACACAGAACGCACACACACAACACACGTAAACGacaaatgtttctttattacTGAAACGCACAAAGACAAAAACAACCAATGAAGCAATCCTTCCACCCAAGGATGTAATGATCACACCTACCCTCTTTACAAAGCAAAACATGTCTCTTACAAACACTTACTTCCCCTTATATACTAGGTATCCAAAACAAACTAACAACAAACCACTTAGCTAACAACTTTCCCCTCTTTCTAACCGTTAAGTCTTGTATTTATCCCTTTTTTTCCTCACATAAACCCTTAGGGTCGTATCATTACTCATCCGTTCCTGAACAACCTTTCCATAAGGTGAAAGTCTGGGAATAGATCCCTCATGATTGCCTTGTCCTCCTAGGTAGCTTGCCTTTGGCCCTCCCTCCTACCACTCAATAAGCACTTGGGGCACAGTTTCTCTTTGTAGTTGCAATGTCCTTCTTTCCAGCACCTTGAGGAGGCAACACACAATCCCTCCCCCTTGTAGGTCCTCCGACAACTCTTTTTCTACTTGATGGGTTCCCATTGCTAATTTGAGTTGTGAAACATGAAAGATCGGGTGAATATGAGCTCTTTCGGGTAGTTGTAGCTTGAATGCTACTAGACTCACCCATTTGTTTATTTGGTGACAAGAAACCTAAACTACTTTTTGGATTGGACCACATAGAACGCACACACAACACACGTAAACGACAAAGGTTTCTTTATTGTTGGAAAACATAAACATGAAAACAACCAAGGAAGCAATCCTTTCACCTTAGGATGTAATCATCATGCCCACCCTCTTTACAAAGCAAATAATGTCTCTTAGAGACATTTATTTCCTCTTATATACTAGGTATCCAAAACAAACCACCTAACCAACCACTTCTGCCCTCTTTCTAACCATTAAgtcttatttttatctcttttttcctcACATAAACCTTTAGCATCATATCAAACTCTAATACAACAATAATTGCACACTTAGAAGATTGTTTATCCTTACAAAGTCATCTTACAACTTTCAAAGAAGATAACGACACACACAAAACCTATCATTTGAATGATTTATTCTCGTCATAGTGTATACAAATAACTTAATTGCTTAAATATAACTTATCATATttctcaacaaaaaaaatataacaatgaaatgcgtataattttttttacaaataactCTAATACAAAAGACAACACATAAATATTGAGTcacaacaacttttttttttgtgaagtCTTTAAATAAAAGTACGACAGTTTAGTCAAAAGATATTGACAAAACTGCTTAATATAcatattctttcattttttttagctgcttaatatttagataaatcatcttaaattttttagtaAATCAAAAAGTTTTACTTGCAAATTATTCATTTATGTGTGcgaaattattttgtaaaataagaaATGTTTATATTGTATATCTATTTAGTTGAATATGAAtcttgaaaataatgttttaattattttacacaACATAAAAGAGATTTTGTATAATTGGACCAAATATAGTTTTGAAAgataaattcaagaaattttatatacacCTACCAAAAGTAGGAGTATAAATATACTTGTAAACATTGTTTATTTACCTTTTGTATTcgtaattacataattaaattagtttaaagtgATGAATAAAAcaatctatctatctatatctatctatatctatatctatctatatctatctatatctatatatatatatatatctatctatatctatatatatatatatatatatNNNNNNNNNNNNNNNNNNNNNNNNNNNNNNNNNNNNNNNNNNNNNNNNNNNNNNNNNNNNNNNNNNNNNNNNNNNNNNNNNNNNNNNNNNNNNNNNNNNNNNNNNNNNNNNNNNNNNNNNNNNNNNNNNNNNNNNNNNNNNNNNNNNNNNNNNNNNNNNNNNNNNNNNNNNNNNNNNNNNNNNNNNNNNNNNNNNNNNNNNNNNNNNNNNNNNNNNNNNNNNNNNNNNNNNNNNNNNNNNNNNNNNNNNNNNNNNNNNNNNNNNNNNNNNNNNNNNNNNNNNNNNNNNNNNNNNNNNNNNNNNNNNNNNNNNNNNNNNNNNNNNNNNNNNNNNNNNNNNNNNNNNNNNNNNNNNNNNNNNNNNNNNNNNNNNNNNNNNNNNNNNNNNNNNNNNNNNNNNNNNNNNNNNNNNNNNNNNNNNNNNNNNNNNNNNNNNNNNNNNNNNNNNNNNNNNNNNNNNNaatatatataaattatattatgttcTCATTAgtatttctgttttttcttgtttatgtattttttatcattcattACATGACCTATCTGCATTATTTTGTGTTCCCTTctgttcatgttttttttttttttttttaatatgaaaaatgtatgaaatatatttcaatGGTTCAAAGGCGAAGGACAGTGGGTGTGTGTTTTTTTTGAGGTTACAAGTGTTTAAACCTGAGTTTGAAGCAATGGTGGTTGAATTTGAGAGTGTTGAAAGAAATGCAGATGAAAGAGAGAGTGAGTAATGGTGTGGTGtgaggagaaggagaaggaaggAATGGATCCACGTGCCATGCACGCTCGGGCCATAAGATCGGAGACCAAAGACTGCGCAGTGTGGAATAAACTCATAACCAACTACTTCAAATCAAACCTCTCTTCCTATGCCAGTTCCCTCTTTCATCATCTCCCTATTCCTCCCAACGTCGTCTCATGGACCGCCCTCATTTCCGGCCACTCCAACACCCTCTTCTCCCTCCGCCACTTCCTCGCCATGCTCCGCTACCCCACTCTCCCCAACCACCACATTCTCACCTCCCTCTTCGAATCCTGTGCGGCCGTCTCCGCCCTCTCCTTCGCCCTCTCGCTCCACTCCCTTGCCCTTAAACTTGCCCTCGATCGCCATCCCTTCACCGCCTCCTCCCTCGTCTCACTCTACGCTAAGTTTCGCATGCCTTTCAATGCCCGCAAAGTGTTCGACGATACTCCCCACCCGGATAATGTCTGTTTTTCCGCCTTGGTCGTTGCTCTCGCCCAGAATTCCCGCTCTCTGGACGCTTTATCCGCCTTTTCAGACATGGCACGTCGGGGTTTTGCATCCACTATTTACAGCGTTTCCGGGGGTTTACGCGCTGCGGGTCAGCTAGCTTCTTTGGAGCAGTGTAAAATAATGCATGCACACGTAATTGTTGCGGGGTTTGATACCAGTGTGGTGGTGGGTAGTGCTCTCGTTAATGGGTATGGTAAAGCAGGTGTTGTTAACGATGCGAGGAGGGTTTTTGAGGATAGTTTGTCTCATATGCATATTGTGGCGTGGAATGCAATGATGGCTGCTTATGCGCAGCAAGGGGATTATAAATCTGCTTTTGAACTGTTTGAGTCTATGGAAGGTTGTAGACTTGTGCCTGATGAGTATAGCTTTTTGGCGATCCTGACTGCTTTGTGTAATGCTGGGATGTTTCGGCAGGTTGATCAGTGGTTTACGAGGATGATTGTCAATTATGGTTTGGAGCCGAGTTTGGAGCATTGTACATGTTTGGTGGGTGCTATGGCGCGTACTGGAGAATTTGATCGTGCTGAGAGGGTTGTATTGAATATGCCGTTTGAGCCGGATGCTGCAGTTTGGCGAGCTCTGCTATCGGCTTGTGCGTATCTTGGTGAGGCCGACAGAGCTTGGTATATGGCAAAGAGGCTATTAGAGCTAGAGCCGCATGATCCTTTTGCTTATGTTGTTGTTTCTAACGTGTTATCGAGTGTGGGGAGGTGGGATGATGTTGCAGAATTGAGGAAGATGATAAAGGATACgagggtgaaaaaaaaaatagggaggAGTTGGATTGAAGTGCAGGGAGAAGTTCACGAGTTTGCAGCGGCGGATTGGAAGCATAAGAGGTCCAAAGAAATTTATCAGAAGTTGTCAGAGCTTATGGGGGATATTGAAAAATTGGGTTATGTTCCTGTTTGGGATGAGGTGTTGCATAATGTTCAggaggaaaagagaaaagaggcTCTTTGGTATCACAGTGAGAAGTTGGCTGTTGCGTTTGGGGTGTTGTGTGGATCTGCACTACCAGGGAAGCCGTTAAGGATTGTGAAGAATTTGAGGATTTGTAAGGATTGCCATGAGGCTTTTAAGTATATGACAAGAGTTTTGGAAAGGGAAATTATTGTGAGGGATGTCAACAGATACCATAGATTTGTGAATGGTAACTGTACGTGTAGAGACATATGGTAGAATATATTAGTGACTGTGAATATGTTAGATAGTTATTTCTAATAGCAGATGATACTGACAAAGAACCTGATTTTTTCAGTGGTAGGTATTTTTCTTACTGTAGTCCTGCAGTatgctttcaattttttttttggcgttttttcctctttttgaGTTCAATCAAATTTAAGATACTTCATCACGAACTTTTTAGTGAACGCAGATAGGGTAATTGTGACTTTGAAAATTGCTTACAAACAAAGAGATGTGTGGAATTTGTGTTATTCCCTTTGTTGTTTTCTCATGGTTATTGCATGAAATGTGGTTAAGGAGCTTGGGCAGGGAAGTACTCTACTTAATCTACTTGACATATGATGTGTTAACAACATTCTGAAGAAGCTCTAGAGGTGACTACGTGAGTACACTTTGGGTCTCATGTACCTGACAGATTGCTTGTGTTAGATAttgttagatattgtgtttatttcatttacatgttcatttgtatttgggcttagcccacactcttattattataaatacattaccctatgtgtatacacAGATacataagggagatttcccctcatctcttttactatttcatagCTTGTATGAGGGATGCTATTTCAGTCCCAATCAATAGCTTGATTTGTAGTTCAAAGTCCCACTATGGAAAATAATTACACAAATTTACAAATGCTAGAATGGTTAAGACTTCTGCTTGAATGTATTCACAATGAAAAATTTAACTGCCAATTAGGAAACAAAATTGATGGAAAAAGAGGGACATAGAAGGTAGCTAAACAATAAAAGGTTATCCCTTTAAAATAGCAAGTAATAATTATAAAGGTTTCATtacattgttttctttctttgactTTGAAGCCACTTAAATTTTTGACTTGTTCTCTAGGATGTGCTAAATTTTTATCTCAGTAACCATTGGTAAATTAATGAATGGTCATTTTATCAGACTTTACCATTTTTTGTTCTTGGGTGATCCTGTATAAAATACTTCTAAAATATGCTGATTTCTTGTTTTGATTTGTATTAGAACTTCGTCCTAATGACCTTTTCTATTGTTTCCAGTTTTAATCACTTGAAAAACTGCATCAAATACAGAGAGACACAGGGGAGAATGGAATGGAGAAAGTTTGAATGTGTTTGGAATTTGTCAATGTCAAAAGACGCCTCATCTATCAGTCAAAGAAGTGAAAGTTTCTTCACCATTGGCTACTTTGGGAAGTTCTTATTCTTTGATTGGTAAATTCAACAGCTTATACAAAACTCAACTCACTTCTTACTTGGTCTAAATAATGAATTGTCAGTTTCAAAGGATAAAGTTATTGAAAGAAACAACATATGTTATAGATATTCATCTATAGATATTGTTGCAAAGCATACAATTGTTGAATGaggctatatatatatatatatatatatatatatatatatatatatatatatatatatatatatatatatatatatataatactatgtttcttgcttttccaaGAGATTAAGTTACCACTAATGGAGATACAATATCTGGATGTAGATCTTCTATCAGAAGGAGATCTTGTCCAATCAACATCAGAATAACAAATCACTCTTGTATGGTTACTAGAACTATACAAGAGATCCTTTTCTAGGAAATCTTTTAATGAACTTTAATATACAAATAACTGCGTTCCAATGATCTTCACACGGGGAATTAAGGAATTGGCTTATTACACTAACTACAAAGGAAATGTTTGCAAAGGAAATGTTAGGACGAGTAACTTtaagataattcaattttccaactAGTCTTCTATATTTCTCGGGATCTGACACAAGCTCCCTCTGTTTTGGTAGAAGTTTAGTATTAGGATCCATGGTTATTTGAATTCATCATTCCAATTTCCTCCATGATTATTTGAATTCATCAATCCAGTTTCCTCCAAAATACCCcatgcatattttctttgagatataacaatatCGTCATTGAATTATGCCACCTCAATACTCAAGAAATATCTAAGTTTGGcaagatcatatatatatatatacttctaTTGATGTTactacaaaacataaattttccAGAAGGTACTCACAATGATTACCTAGTGCTACATCTACACTCTACTTGATTAAAACACAATACATacctttcttattttatatattattcgcatccttattattttaggaaattACACAAGTATATGTGCATGTGCACTCATTCGACAAATTAGATGTTTttgaataagttaaaataaaaattgagttatTCTAAAAGTTAGTTTTCatagttatttcttttattatttattttgtatataatgaattttaaaaatttaaagtattttaatattattttaattataatatatactaaattttaGACAAATTAGATGTTTTTGagtaagttaaaataaaaattgagttatTCTAAAAGTTAGTTTTCAtagttatttcttttagtatttattttgtatataatgaattttacaaatttaaagtatttttatattattttaagtataatatatactaaattttagataaatgatctatttctaattaaatatacttataaccaatatttacttatatttttaaaagtatattatatgtcaaactaaattttcttaGTGAAttgtcaaataatattaaaatggacTCActatgaataatattaaatgtacATTCCACATTCTACCTTTGAAAGGGGAAAGATTTTCCATTCAATTGACAAAGTTTCTTTATAGTTTGAACTCACTCATCATCCTTTCCAAAATTATAATCTTCCCTCTCATAAAGTATATTAGCTTATTTAGAAGCCATTTTCAATTCTTCCGCAAAAAG
This genomic stretch from Vigna radiata var. radiata cultivar VC1973A chromosome 7, Vradiata_ver6, whole genome shotgun sequence harbors:
- the LOC106766196 gene encoding putative pentatricopeptide repeat-containing protein At5g52630, which encodes MVWCEEKEKEGMDPRAMHARAIRSETKDCAVWNKLITNYFKSNLSSYASSLFHHLPIPPNVVSWTALISGHSNTLFSLRHFLAMLRYPTLPNHHILTSLFESCAAVSALSFALSLHSLALKLALDRHPFTASSLVSLYAKFRMPFNARKVFDDTPHPDNVCFSALVVALAQNSRSLDALSAFSDMARRGFASTIYSVSGGLRAAGQLASLEQCKIMHAHVIVAGFDTSVVVGSALVNGYGKAGVVNDARRVFEDSLSHMHIVAWNAMMAAYAQQGDYKSAFELFESMEGCRLVPDEYSFLAILTALCNAGMFRQVDQWFTRMIVNYGLEPSLEHCTCLVGAMARTGEFDRAERVVLNMPFEPDAAVWRALLSACAYLGEADRAWYMAKRLLELEPHDPFAYVVVSNVLSSVGRWDDVAELRKMIKDTRVKKKIGRSWIEVQGEVHEFAAADWKHKRSKEIYQKLSELMGDIEKLGYVPVWDEVLHNVQEEKRKEALWYHSEKLAVAFGVLCGSALPGKPLRIVKNLRICKDCHEAFKYMTRVLEREIIVRDVNRYHRFVNGNYDTDKEPDFFSGRYFSYCSPAGCFLAFPFAAIHIHVESKRPGSLFFEELKKGHYLRCLLHRASLLPAASLRTSPTIVCRRLPSQFRLVTSGSGSSLRATANHARFDGYLPLTHRHECQISPPLITVRRWPSSQFRPVTSGSGLPPRATANLAGVRIIILHTRLHAPHLSVRSRVLVRHALPYRCQNHTATLPIVSPDLSLSVLTLHSSHCCLLAASFRIARPLSLGFVPASSTVSGTHHRHSRRSSCRSSRSTGVHSIRIVSAGRPPWSKDRGNRRTHAPPLVTAKVVDPPLPTARAGASPELSTTADQHRRDRLLALFLDLLSLRQSEHFGYLGFLPFHGCPT